GAGGCTTTTTTCAAAAAAATTATTGTTATTCAATAATTTATAAGTTGGCGGAGAAAGAGGGATTCGAACCCTCGATACGTTGCCGTATACACACTTTCCAGGCGTGCGCCTTCGACCGCTCGGCCATCTCTCCTAATACATTTTTGGGCTGATCAGCAGATTTAGTGCTTCAGAAATTGATCGCTTCATAACTTAATCTGCGTTTGTCGCCGTGATAGCGACCACCCAATCCCGACTAGGATAATGGATACACGGTTATTTTGCAATTCGGACGAGTGTTTTCTCGGTTATTGGCCTAGGCATTGAATTTCCCATTGGCGTTACTTCCCTAAAAGACAATCCAGTTTAGTCATTGGTTTAGCGCCCGATCAGCCCTTACTTGTACTCGGTTAACCATATTCTGTCGGATAAATAAATTGTTGAATTTTGCTCTTCAGTGGATCGTGGTCTAAGTTTGCGCAGGAGTTTGCTGGAGAGTGAACTCACATTTTGTCGATGGCCTATCGGAGTGAACGGGGGAGCTCTATGAACGATATTTGTATTTCAAACGAAAAACCAAAAATTCTGATCGTCGATGATGTTCACGAAAACTTGCATACTTTGCTGAATATTTTGCGGCAAGATTATGCGGTGATGGCTGCTACTTCCGGTGAAAAAGCCTTGGAAATCGCCCGGCGCGCGTCGGCTCCTGATTTGATTTTGCTGGATATAAAAATGCCGGAAATGGATGGATACCAGGTGTTGGAATATCTGCGCGATGATCCGGCAACGGCCGAAATCCCGGTCATTTTTGTGACTGCGGCCGCTGAAGTCGGTGACGACGCCAAGGGTATGGCGCTGGGCGCCGACGACTATTTACTCAAGCCCGTAGTGCCTGAGTTGCTTCTAGCTCGGGTTAGACTGCATTTGGAGCTAGCCACCTATCGGAAACGCTATGGCAGACTATAATCGTTGGGGTCAAGCAACGCTGATCTAACTATTTCCTTGGATAATGAACAAAGACAAATCCCTATCGCTCAATCCCAGGCCGACTATTTTGGTGGTAGACGATCTTCCCGAAAATATTCACGGCTTACTCGAAGCACTCAAGGACGATTACGGCATTATGGTGGCGACGGAAGGCATGCGTGCGGTGGAGTTGGCGCAAGGCCCGACGCCGCCTGATTTGGTATTGCTGGACGTCAGAATGCCGGGTATGGATGGCTATGAGGTTTGCCGGCGGCTCAAGAGCGATCCTAGAACCGCGGGGATACCCATTCTCTTCGTGACGATAGTCGAAGCGTCCATCGAAAAAATTCGCGGTTTTTCCATGGGCGCCGCCGATTTCATTACCAAGCCGTT
The window above is part of the Methylomonas sp. ZR1 genome. Proteins encoded here:
- a CDS encoding two-component system response regulator, coding for MNDICISNEKPKILIVDDVHENLHTLLNILRQDYAVMAATSGEKALEIARRASAPDLILLDIKMPEMDGYQVLEYLRDDPATAEIPVIFVTAAAEVGDDAKGMALGADDYLLKPVVPELLLARVRLHLELATYRKRYGRL